A single region of the Fibrobacter sp. genome encodes:
- a CDS encoding DUF5664 domain-containing protein translates to MRKKKIENPLKNKIAKRGMEALEKQWEDFKPTDKPVSKRGRKKKTATTEESSAVVSEMEKTQTEFIPNFWTHPDKEPFNIPNQSAKADCGKPQLSLVPTKILEAIARVREYGNRKYKSKDNWKTVEIERYRDAAFRHWAQYIDDPQSRDEESGLPHLWHVACNISFLVSLEDYDVLQH, encoded by the coding sequence ATGCGAAAGAAAAAAATCGAAAATCCGCTAAAAAACAAAATTGCCAAGCGCGGCATGGAAGCTCTCGAAAAACAGTGGGAAGATTTCAAGCCCACCGACAAGCCCGTCTCCAAGCGCGGCCGTAAGAAGAAGACTGCAACCACCGAGGAATCCTCGGCAGTTGTTTCCGAAATGGAAAAGACTCAGACCGAGTTCATTCCCAACTTTTGGACACACCCCGACAAGGAACCGTTCAACATTCCGAATCAGTCCGCAAAAGCCGACTGCGGCAAGCCCCAGCTTTCCCTTGTCCCGACGAAAATCCTTGAAGCAATCGCCCGCGTCCGTGAATACGGCAATCGCAAATACAAGTCCAAGGACAACTGGAAGACCGTAGAAATCGAACGCTACCGCGATGCAGCCTTCCGCCATTGGGCACAGTACATTGACGATCCCCAAAGCCGTGACGAAGAATCCGGCCTCCCCCACCTCTGGCACGTCGCCTGCAACATCTCATTCCTGGTAAGCCTGGAGGATTATGATGTCTTACAACATTAA